From Pungitius pungitius chromosome 9, fPunPun2.1, whole genome shotgun sequence, one genomic window encodes:
- the rrbp1b gene encoding LOW QUALITY PROTEIN: ribosome-binding protein 1b (The sequence of the model RefSeq protein was modified relative to this genomic sequence to represent the inferred CDS: substituted 2 bases at 2 genomic stop codons) has protein sequence MDVSDPQTLSFMVFGGFMFISAVGIALVSTLSMKETSYEEALAQQRRQLVQTPQRAEKKKKDRAPEKKSKAKKKELSQPRSDAGEELEVVASPEPEPEPEPITEPEAEPEPAVVTASDPAPSPKEKKKSAKVVPATVLETVAKEVLITAMVPGLDVSLANAVTEEPKETARKKKSKNKLDPVTDSSLLLPYDELQKHLEEKEKLLTSEQAYVANAKSRLRELSKELSAEKKKMASLDARLKAELSAQVQKVNSMRVTMETTTQEHLKQTQQLNQKVWSIXVVPLXLENGSNAQLARLQQENSILRDALNQATSQAESRQNAELARLRQDCVRLGRELSERTDALRVDEERRKSLEDKVASYERKMSQSQLVRDEAERALKQQLDELRLKLKTSLQEAAAVSELKEALESRDIELQELKVQLENQQVDVSLEVDRLKICVSAEEAADADDDDDDERKKDGSESETESDQPFENLEEDSQLLRLEEELQQLHQTHIELKNKMAALSTSERQNEQREAELKAALEAELQESQRRSKQEEDTWKKKLSEAQLQKQTVLDQLELLQDKVQSQKTETEDTQQLKVKMMLLEAQLEKQLEEAILTQSCSEELAQVQSQVQQMCVQLQAEQEQRKQLERQLEQARREVMGLQQKVEADHRSAATLQEAQDTETEDQEKVETKTETEDAEKEGVQAKEATAV, from the exons ATGGACGTCTCTGACCCGCAGACCCTCAGCTTCATGGTCTTCGGGGGCTTCATGTTCATCTCGGCGGTGGGCATCGCCCTCGTCTCCACGCTCTCCATGAAGGAGACGTCGTACGAGGAGGCGCTGGCCCAACAGCGCCGCCAGCTCGTCCAAACGCCgcagagagcagagaagaagaagaaggacagggcgccagagaagaagagcaaAGCCAAGAAGAAGGAGCTTTCACAACCACGCAGTGATGCTGgcgaggagctggaggtggTGGCTAGTCCTGAACCAGAACCTGAGCCAGAACCTATCACTGAGCCTGAAGCTGAACCAGAACCCGCCGTGGTCACTGCCTCTGACCCGGCACCCTCgccgaaggagaagaagaagtcgGCCAAGGTGGTGCCGGCCACTGTGTTGGAAACCGTTGCTAAGGAGGTTCTGATCACGGCCATGGTACCGGGGCTGGACGTGTCCCTGGCGAACGCCGTCACTGAAGAACCCAAAGAGACGGCAAGAAAGAAGAAGTCCAAGAACAAACTGGATCCAG TTACTGactcctccctgctgctgccataCGACGAGctgcagaaacatctggaggagaaggagaagctgttGACCAGCGAGCAGGCGTACGTCGCCAACGCCAAGAGCCGTCTCCGAGAGCTCAGCAAG GAACtcagtgcagaaaaaaaaaagatggcgtcTTTAGACGCTCGCCTGAAGGCGGAGCTCAGCGCTCAGGTTCAGAAAGTCAACTCTATGCGGGTCACCATGGAGACTACTACCCAGGAAcacctgaaacaaacacagcagctcAACCAGAAGGTATG GTCCATCTGAGTCGTTCCGTTGTAGCTGGAGAACGGTTCCAACGCACAGCTGGCccggctgcagcaggagaactCCATCCTCCGAGACGCCCTGAACCAGGCCACCAGCCAGGCAGAGAGCAG ACAGAACGCAGAGTTGGCCCGTCTCCGGCAGGACTGCGTCCGTCTGGGCCGGGAGTTGAGCGAGCGCACTGATGCTCTGCGGGTCGACGAGGAGCGCAGGAAGAGCTTGGAGGACAAGGTGGCCTCCTACGAGCGAAAGATGTCCCAGTCCCAG CTGGTCCGAGACGAGGCTGAGCGCGctctgaagcagcagctggacgAGCTGCGTCTGAAGCTGAAGACGTCGCTGCAGGAAGCTGCAGCTGTTAGCG AGCTGAAGGAGGCTCTGGAGTCTAGAGACATTGAGCTACAGGAGCTAAAGGTCCAGCTGGAGAACCAG CAGGTGGACGTGTCGCTTGAAGTGGATCGACTGAAGATCTG tgtaAGCGCAGAGGAAGcagctgatgctgatgatgatgatgatgatgagagaaagaaagac gGGTCAGAAAGTGAGACAGAGTCTGATCAACCGTTTGAAAA tctggAAGAAGATTCTCAGCTGCTCCGTCTGGAGGAAGAACTTCAGCAGCTTCATCAAACTCACATC gAGCTGAAGAACAAAATGGCGGCGCTTTCGACATCAGAGCGCCAAAATGAGCAGCGGGAGGCGGAGCTTAAAGCAGCACTG GAGGCAGAACTTCAGGAGTCACAGCGACGCTCCAAACAAGAAGAAGACACCTGGAAGAAGAAACTGTCTGAAGCCCAACTGCAGAAACAAACA GTCCTGGatcagctggagctgctgcaggacaaagtcCAGTCACAGAAGACGGAGACAGAAGACACTCAGCAG CTGAAGGTCAAGATGATGCTCCTGGAAGCTCAGCTGGAgaaacagctggaggaggccatCCTCACTCAGAGCTGCAGCGAGGAGCTCGCCCAG GTTCAGTCTCAGGTGCAGCAGATGTGCGTCCAGCTGCAGGCGGAGCAGGAGCAGCGGAAGCAGCTGGAAAGACAGCTGGAGCAG GCTCGACGGGAGGTGATGGGGCTGCAGCAGAAGGTGGAGGCTGATCACAGATCTGCTGCCACGCTGCAG GAGGCCCAGGACACGGAGACAGAGGaccaggagaaggtggagacaAAGACGGAGACGGAGGACGCAGAGAAGGAGGGGGTCCAG GCAAAGGAGGCAACCGCAGTGTGA
- the LOC119218539 gene encoding protein PET117 homolog, mitochondrial — MTTVSKVVLGVSVVLTISTVAAVHLNQSWDRQRLHQGVVRDLERLERKKENLRLLEEQRALTSQLEEERRRREAELRPQDR; from the exons ATGACGACGGTCTCTAAAGTGGTTCTGGGAGTTTCTGTGGTTCTGACTATAAGTACCGTGGCTGCTGTGCACCTCAACCAGTCCTGGGACCGACAG CGTCTCCACCAAGGCGTCGTCAGGGATCTGGAGCgcctggagaggaagaaggagaacctTCGTCTGCTGGAGGAGCAAAGGGCTCTGACctcacagctggaggaggagagacggcgCAGAGAGGCGGAGCTCCGCCCACAGGACCGCTGA